A DNA window from Jaculus jaculus isolate mJacJac1 chromosome 1, mJacJac1.mat.Y.cur, whole genome shotgun sequence contains the following coding sequences:
- the Mta2 gene encoding metastasis-associated protein MTA2, with product MAANMYRVGDYVYFENSSSNPYLVRRIEELNKTANGNVEAKVVCLFRRRDISSSLNSLADSNAREFEEESKQPGVSEQQRHQLKHRELFLSRQFESLPATHIRGKCSVTLLNETDILSQYLEKEDCFFYSLVFDPVQKTLLADQGEIRVGCKYQAEIPDRLAEGESDNRNQQKMEMKVWDPDNPLTDRQIDQFLVVARAVGTFARALDCSSSIRQPSLHMSAAAASRDITLFHAMDTLQRNGYDLAKAMSTLVPQGGPVLCRDEMEEWSASEAMLFEEALEKYGKDFNDIRQDFLPWKSLASIVQFYYMWKTTDRYIQQKRLKAAEADSKLKQVYIPTYTKPNPNQIISVGSKPGMNGAGFQKGLTCESCHTTQSAQWYAWGPPNMQCRLCASCWIYWKKYGGLKTPTQLEGAARGTTETHSRGHLSRPEAQSLSPYTTSANRAKLLAKNRQTFLLQTTKLTRLARRMCRDLLQPRRAARRPYAPINANAIKAECSIRLPKAAKTPLKIHPLVRLPLATIVKDLVAQAPLKPKTPRGTKTPINRNQLTQNRGLGGIMVKRAYETMAGAGLPFSANGRPLASGIRSSSQPAAKRQKLNPADAPNPVVFVATKDTRALRKALTHLEMRRAARRPNLSLKVKPTLIAVRPPVPLPAPPSHPASTNEPIVLED from the exons ATGGCGGCCAACATGTACCGGGTGGGAG ATTATGTCTATTTTGAGAACTCTTCCAGCAATCCTTACCTGGTTAGACGGATTGAGGAGCTCAACAAG ACTGCAAATGGAAACGTGGAAGCAAAGGTGGTCTGTCTTTTCCGGCGAAGGGACATATCTAGCAGCCTCAACAGCCTGGCGGATAGTAATGCCA GGGAGTTTGAGGAGGAATCAAAGCAGCCAGGAGTGTCGGAGCAGCAGAGACATCAGCTCAAGCACCGTGAGCTTTTTCTCTCTCGGCAGTTTGAATCATTACCAGCTACCCACATAAG AGGGAAATGCAGTGTGACACTCTTGAATGAGACAGATATTCTGAGCCAGTACCTGGAAAAGGAG GACTGCTTCTTTTACTCACTGGTGTTTGACCCTGTGCAAAAGACACTTCTAGCTGATCAAGGGGAGATCAGAGTTGGTTGCAAATACCAAGCTGAGATCCCAGATCGCCTGGCAGAGG GAGAATCAGACAATCGCAACCAACAGAAGATGGAAATGAAGGTCTGGGATCCAGACAACCCTCTCACAGACCGGCAGATTGATCAGTTTCTCGTGGTGGCCCG aGCTGTGGGCACCTTTGCAAGAGCCCTAGATTGTAGCAGCTCCATTCGGCAGCCAAGCCTGCACATGAGTGCAGCTGCTGCCTCCCGAGACATCACCCTG TTTCATGCCATGGACACATTGCAAAGGAATGGCTATGACCTGGCAAAGGCCATGTCGACCCTGGTACCTCAGGGTGGTCCAGTGCTGTGTCGGGATGAGATGGAGGAATGGTCTGCTTCTGAGGCCATGCTATTTGAAGAGGCCTTAGAGAAATACGGGAAGGATTTCAATGATATTCGCCAGGATTTT CTACCCTGGAAATCACTTGCAAGCATAGTCCAGTTTTATTACATGTGGAAAACCACAGACCGGTATATTCAGCAG AAAAGATTGAAAGCTGCAGAAGCAGATAGCAAACTGAAACAGGTCTACATCCCCACCTA CACTAAGCCAAATCCTAACCAGATCATTTCTGTGGGTTCAAAGCCTGGCATGAATGGGGCTGGATTCCAGAAGGGCTTGACTTGTGAGAGCTGCCACA CCACACAGTCTGCCCAGTGGTATGCCTGGGGCCCACCCAACATGCAGTGCCGCCTTTGTGCTTCCTGTTGGATCTACTGGAAGAAGTACGGGGGGCTGAAGACCCCGACCCAGCTTGAAGGGGCTGCTCGGGGCACCACA GAGACACACTCAAGAGGTCATTTATCCAGACCCGAAGCCCAGAGTCTCTCTCCCTATACAACCAGTGCTAACCGGGCCAAGCTCTTGGCTAAGAACAGGCAAACTTTCCTGCTCCAGACCACAAAGCTGACCCGTCTTGCCAGACGGATGTGCAGGGACCTGTTACAGCCGAGGAGGGCTGCCCGACGGCCCTATGCCCCTATCAATGCCAATGCCATCAAGGCAGAGT GCTCCATTCGACTTCCTAAGGCTGCCAAGACTCCACTAAAGATCCACCCTCTGGTGCGGCTGCCTCTGGCAACTATTGTCAAAGATCTAG tggcCCAGGCACCTCTGAAACCAAAAACACCTCGGGGTACCAAGACACCGATCAACAGAAATCAGCTGACCCAGAACAGGGGCCTGGGGGGCATTATGGTGAAACGGGCCTATGAGACT ATGGCAGGGGCAGGGCTCCCCTTCTCTGCCAATGGAAGGCCTCTGGCCTCAGGGATTCGCTCAAGCTCACAACCAGCAGCCAAACGTCAGAAATTAAACCCAGCTGATGCCCCCAATCCTGTGGTATTTGTAGCCACAAAAGACACCAG GGCTCTACGGAAGGCTCTAACCCACCTGGAAATGCGGCGAGCTGCCCGAAGGCCCAACTTGTCCCTAAAGGTGAAGCCAACGCTGATCGCAGTACGGCCCCCAGTTCCTCTGCCTGCACCACCTTCACATCCTGCCAGCACCAATGAGCCTATTGTTCTGGAGGATTGA
- the Tut1 gene encoding speckle targeted PIP5K1A-regulated poly(A) polymerase isoform X2: protein MAAVDSDVESLPRGGFRCCLCRVTTANRPSLEAHLGGRKHRHLVDLRAARKAQGLRSVFVSGFPRDVDSAQLSEYFQTFGPVASVVMDKDKGVFAIVEMGDMGAREAVLSQSQHSLGRHRLRVRPREQKEFQSPASKSPKGVALDSHQLAKALAEAPDVGAQMVKLVVLRELSEAERQLRSLVVALMQEVFTEFFPGCVVHPFGSSINSFDVHGCDLDLFLDLGDMEEAQPTPKAPESPSLDSALASPLDPQALACTPASPPDSQPPTSPQDSETLDFETPSSLLAPQTPDSALASETVASPQSLPPTSPLQEARGEGEVVKALELAEALKGEKPEGAAMLELVGSILRGCVPGVYRVQTVPSARRPVVKFCHRPSGLHGDVSLSNRLALHNSRFLSLCSELDGRVRPLVYTLRCWAQGRGLSGSGPLLNNYALTLLVIYFLQTRDPPVLPTVAQLTQKAGEGEQVEVDGWDCSFPKDASRLEPSSNMETLSSLLAQFFSCISNWDLRGSLLSLREGKALPVAGGLPSSVWEGLRLGPMNLQDPFDLSHNVAANVTSRVAGRLQNCCRAAANYCRSLQYQQRSSRGRDWGLLPLLQPSSPSSLLSATPIPLPSAPFPQLTVALVQVFKEALGCHVEQGTKRPRSEGHGAEESPLGGTNKRLKLDGQKSCEERKEEQQGCAGDQSEDGVEEMVVEVSQEESRGETGKGASPSLSKSWRCALWHRVWQGRRRARRRLQQQVREGGGGGASTGAEWLAMEARVTQELKGLKGERLGTEPLLAFVASASLADQTLTVTPLQDSQGLFPDLHHFLQVFLPQALRSLLQ from the exons ATGGCGGCGGTGGATTCGGATGTCGAATCGCTGCCGCGTGGGGGTTTCCGCTGCTGCCTGTGCCGCGTTACTACAGCCAACC GACCCAGCCTCGAAGCTCACTTGGGAGGGCGGAAGCACCGGCATCTGGTAGACCTTCGCGCTGCCAGGAAGGCCCAGGGACTTCGCAGTGTGTTTGTCAGTGGCTTTCCCAGGGATGTGGATTCTGCTCAGCTCTCTGAGTACTTCCAGACATTTGGCCCTGTGGCCAGTGTTGTCATGGACAAGGACAAG GGAGTGTTTGCCATTGTGGAGATGGGAGACATGGGTGCTCGAGAGGCTGTCTTGTCACAGTCCCAGCATAGCCTAGGAAGACATCGCCTGCGTGTCCGGCCACGTGAGCAGAAGGAGTTTCAGAGCCCAGCCTCCAAGTCTCCCAAAGGAGTGGCCCTGGATAGTCATCAGCTGGCCAAAGCACTGGCTGAGGCCCCTGACGTAGGGGCACAAATGGTAAAGCTTGTGGTGCTGAGGGAGTTATCTGAGGCCGAGCGGCAACTTCGGAGCCTTGTTGTAGCCCTGATGCAGGAAGTCTTCACTGAGTTCTTCCCTG GCTGTGTGGTCCATCCTTTTGGCTCTTCCATAAACAGCTTTGATGTTCATGGCTGTGATCTTGACCTCTTCTTGGATTTAGGTGACATGGAAGAAGCCCAG CCAACTCCTAAGGCTCCAGAGTCTCCATCGCTGGACTCAGCCCTTGCTTCCCCACTGGATCCTCAAGCACTGGCCTGCACCCCAGCTTCTCCTCCAGATTCACAGCCTCCAACTTCTCCCCAGGATTCTGAAACCCTGGACTTTGAAACCCCTTCCTCCTTGCTGGCCCCCCAGACTCCAGACTCTGCTTTGGCCTCTGAGACTGTTGCCTCTCCCCAGTCCCTACCTCCAACATCACCACTGCAGGAGGCCAGGGGAGAGGGGGAAGTTGTGAAGGCCCTGGAATTAGCAGAAGCCCTAAAAGGGGAGAAGCCAGAAGGGGCAGCAATGCTGGAGCTGGTGGGATCTATTCTCCGGGGCTGTGTTCCTGGGGTGTACAGAGTCCAAACTGTGCCCTCTGCCCGGCGTCCTGTGGTCAAGTTCTGCCATCGGCCTTCAGGTCTTCATGGTGATGTCTCACTCAGTAACCG gctggcattgcaTAATTCCCGTTTTCTGAGTCTCTGTTCTGAGCTGGATGGGCGAGTCCGGCCCCTTGTGTACACCCTCCGCTGCTGGGCTCAGGGTCGAGGGCTGTCAG GGAGTGGCCCACTTCTCAATAACTATGCCTTGACGTTGCTCGTGATCTATTTCCTTCagaccagggatcctcctgtgttGCCCACTGTGGCCCAGCTCACCCAGAAAGCAG GTGAGGGGGAGCAGGTGGAAGTTGATGGTTGGGACTGTAGTTTCCCCAAGGATGCCTCAAGACTGGAGCCCAGCAGTAACATGGAGACCCTCA GTTCCCTATTGGCCCAGTTCTTCTCCTGCATCTCAAACTGGGATCTTCGTGGCTCCTTGCTATCTCTGCGAGAGGGCAAGGCAttgccagtggcaggaggcctgccCTCAAGTGTCTGGGAGGGGCTGCGCCTTGGCCCCAtgaatctccaggaccctttTGACCTGAGTCACAATGTTGCAGCCAATGTGACTAGCCGAGTGGCTGGCCGGCTACAGAACTGCTGCCGAGCTGCTGCTAACTACTGCCGAAGCCTCCAGTACCAGCAGCGCTCCTCCCGGGGTCGGGACTGGGGGCTGCTCCCACTTTTGCAGCCCAGCTCTCCTAGTTCTTTGCTGTCTGCAACACCCATCCCCTTACCCTCTGCTCCCTTCCCACAGCTCACTGTTGCCCTAGTCCAGGTGTTCAAGGAAGCACTCGGGTGCCATGTAGAACAGGGAACCAAGAGACCTCGGTCAGAAGGGCATGGGGCTGAGGAGTCTCCCCTGGGAGGGACAAATAAAAGGCTGAAATTGGATGGACAGAAAAGctgtgaagaaagaaaagaggagcagCAAGGATGTGCTGGGGACCAAAGTGAAGATGGGGTGGAAGAAATGGTTGTAGAG GTGTCTCAAGAAGAGTCTCGGGGTGAGACAGGGAAGGGGGCATCACCCTCCTTGTCAAAAAGCTGGCGCTGTGCATTGTGGCACCGTGTGTGGCAGGGGCGAAGGCGTGCCCGGAGACGACTGCAGCAGCAGGTCAGggaaggaggtggtggtggtgccaGTACAGGAGCAGAGTGGCTGGCTATGGAGGCTCGGGTAACCCAGGAGCTGAAAGGGCTGAAGGGTGAGAGGCTAGGGACCGAACCCCTTCTGGCCTTTGTGGCATCTGCGTCCCTGGCTGACCAGACGCTCACTGTGACCCCGCTCCAGGATTCTCAAGGCTTATTCCCTGATCTCCATCATTTTTTGCAagttttcctcccacaagcactTCGTAGTCTCCTCCAGTGA
- the Tut1 gene encoding speckle targeted PIP5K1A-regulated poly(A) polymerase isoform X1 → MAAVDSDVESLPRGGFRCCLCRVTTANRPSLEAHLGGRKHRHLVDLRAARKAQGLRSVFVSGFPRDVDSAQLSEYFQTFGPVASVVMDKDKGVFAIVEMGDMGAREAVLSQSQHSLGRHRLRVRPREQKEFQSPASKSPKGVALDSHQLAKALAEAPDVGAQMVKLVVLRELSEAERQLRSLVVALMQEVFTEFFPGCVVHPFGSSINSFDVHGCDLDLFLDLGDMEEAQPTPKAPESPSLDSALASPLDPQALACTPASPPDSQPPTSPQDSETLDFETPSSLLAPQTPDSALASETVASPQSLPPTSPLQEARGEGEVVKALELAEALKGEKPEGAAMLELVGSILRGCVPGVYRVQTVPSARRPVVKFCHRPSGLHGDVSLSNRLALHNSRFLSLCSELDGRVRPLVYTLRCWAQGRGLSGSGPLLNNYALTLLVIYFLQTRDPPVLPTVAQLTQKAGEGEQVEVDGWDCSFPKDASRLEPSSNMETLSSLLAQFFSCISNWDLRGSLLSLREGKALPVAGGLPSSVWEGLRLGPMNLQDPFDLSHNVAANVTSRVAGRLQNCCRAAANYCRSLQYQQRSSRGRDWGLLPLLQPSSPSSLLSATPIPLPSAPFPQLTVALVQVFKEALGCHVEQGTKRPRSEGHGAEESPLGGTNKRLKLDGQKSCEERKEEQQGCAGDQSEDGVEEMVVEVGETPQDWTMQNPEQPGEPPLKTTKCPDMLSERRPIGPEVSQEESRGETGKGASPSLSKSWRCALWHRVWQGRRRARRRLQQQVREGGGGGASTGAEWLAMEARVTQELKGLKGERLGTEPLLAFVASASLADQTLTVTPLQDSQGLFPDLHHFLQVFLPQALRSLLQ, encoded by the exons ATGGCGGCGGTGGATTCGGATGTCGAATCGCTGCCGCGTGGGGGTTTCCGCTGCTGCCTGTGCCGCGTTACTACAGCCAACC GACCCAGCCTCGAAGCTCACTTGGGAGGGCGGAAGCACCGGCATCTGGTAGACCTTCGCGCTGCCAGGAAGGCCCAGGGACTTCGCAGTGTGTTTGTCAGTGGCTTTCCCAGGGATGTGGATTCTGCTCAGCTCTCTGAGTACTTCCAGACATTTGGCCCTGTGGCCAGTGTTGTCATGGACAAGGACAAG GGAGTGTTTGCCATTGTGGAGATGGGAGACATGGGTGCTCGAGAGGCTGTCTTGTCACAGTCCCAGCATAGCCTAGGAAGACATCGCCTGCGTGTCCGGCCACGTGAGCAGAAGGAGTTTCAGAGCCCAGCCTCCAAGTCTCCCAAAGGAGTGGCCCTGGATAGTCATCAGCTGGCCAAAGCACTGGCTGAGGCCCCTGACGTAGGGGCACAAATGGTAAAGCTTGTGGTGCTGAGGGAGTTATCTGAGGCCGAGCGGCAACTTCGGAGCCTTGTTGTAGCCCTGATGCAGGAAGTCTTCACTGAGTTCTTCCCTG GCTGTGTGGTCCATCCTTTTGGCTCTTCCATAAACAGCTTTGATGTTCATGGCTGTGATCTTGACCTCTTCTTGGATTTAGGTGACATGGAAGAAGCCCAG CCAACTCCTAAGGCTCCAGAGTCTCCATCGCTGGACTCAGCCCTTGCTTCCCCACTGGATCCTCAAGCACTGGCCTGCACCCCAGCTTCTCCTCCAGATTCACAGCCTCCAACTTCTCCCCAGGATTCTGAAACCCTGGACTTTGAAACCCCTTCCTCCTTGCTGGCCCCCCAGACTCCAGACTCTGCTTTGGCCTCTGAGACTGTTGCCTCTCCCCAGTCCCTACCTCCAACATCACCACTGCAGGAGGCCAGGGGAGAGGGGGAAGTTGTGAAGGCCCTGGAATTAGCAGAAGCCCTAAAAGGGGAGAAGCCAGAAGGGGCAGCAATGCTGGAGCTGGTGGGATCTATTCTCCGGGGCTGTGTTCCTGGGGTGTACAGAGTCCAAACTGTGCCCTCTGCCCGGCGTCCTGTGGTCAAGTTCTGCCATCGGCCTTCAGGTCTTCATGGTGATGTCTCACTCAGTAACCG gctggcattgcaTAATTCCCGTTTTCTGAGTCTCTGTTCTGAGCTGGATGGGCGAGTCCGGCCCCTTGTGTACACCCTCCGCTGCTGGGCTCAGGGTCGAGGGCTGTCAG GGAGTGGCCCACTTCTCAATAACTATGCCTTGACGTTGCTCGTGATCTATTTCCTTCagaccagggatcctcctgtgttGCCCACTGTGGCCCAGCTCACCCAGAAAGCAG GTGAGGGGGAGCAGGTGGAAGTTGATGGTTGGGACTGTAGTTTCCCCAAGGATGCCTCAAGACTGGAGCCCAGCAGTAACATGGAGACCCTCA GTTCCCTATTGGCCCAGTTCTTCTCCTGCATCTCAAACTGGGATCTTCGTGGCTCCTTGCTATCTCTGCGAGAGGGCAAGGCAttgccagtggcaggaggcctgccCTCAAGTGTCTGGGAGGGGCTGCGCCTTGGCCCCAtgaatctccaggaccctttTGACCTGAGTCACAATGTTGCAGCCAATGTGACTAGCCGAGTGGCTGGCCGGCTACAGAACTGCTGCCGAGCTGCTGCTAACTACTGCCGAAGCCTCCAGTACCAGCAGCGCTCCTCCCGGGGTCGGGACTGGGGGCTGCTCCCACTTTTGCAGCCCAGCTCTCCTAGTTCTTTGCTGTCTGCAACACCCATCCCCTTACCCTCTGCTCCCTTCCCACAGCTCACTGTTGCCCTAGTCCAGGTGTTCAAGGAAGCACTCGGGTGCCATGTAGAACAGGGAACCAAGAGACCTCGGTCAGAAGGGCATGGGGCTGAGGAGTCTCCCCTGGGAGGGACAAATAAAAGGCTGAAATTGGATGGACAGAAAAGctgtgaagaaagaaaagaggagcagCAAGGATGTGCTGGGGACCAAAGTGAAGATGGGGTGGAAGAAATGGTTGTAGAGGTTGGAGAGACACCTCAGGACTGGACCATGCAGAACCCTGAGCAACCAGGAGAGCCGCCCCTAAAGACCACAAAGTGTCCAGATATGCTGTCTGAGCGGAGGCCCATAGGACCTGAGGTGTCTCAAGAAGAGTCTCGGGGTGAGACAGGGAAGGGGGCATCACCCTCCTTGTCAAAAAGCTGGCGCTGTGCATTGTGGCACCGTGTGTGGCAGGGGCGAAGGCGTGCCCGGAGACGACTGCAGCAGCAGGTCAGggaaggaggtggtggtggtgccaGTACAGGAGCAGAGTGGCTGGCTATGGAGGCTCGGGTAACCCAGGAGCTGAAAGGGCTGAAGGGTGAGAGGCTAGGGACCGAACCCCTTCTGGCCTTTGTGGCATCTGCGTCCCTGGCTGACCAGACGCTCACTGTGACCCCGCTCCAGGATTCTCAAGGCTTATTCCCTGATCTCCATCATTTTTTGCAagttttcctcccacaagcactTCGTAGTCTCCTCCAGTGA
- the Tut1 gene encoding speckle targeted PIP5K1A-regulated poly(A) polymerase isoform X3: MAAVDSDVESLPRGGFRCCLCRVTTANRPSLEAHLGGRKHRHLVDLRAARKAQGLRSVFVSGFPRDVDSAQLSEYFQTFGPVASVVMDKDKPTPKAPESPSLDSALASPLDPQALACTPASPPDSQPPTSPQDSETLDFETPSSLLAPQTPDSALASETVASPQSLPPTSPLQEARGEGEVVKALELAEALKGEKPEGAAMLELVGSILRGCVPGVYRVQTVPSARRPVVKFCHRPSGLHGDVSLSNRLALHNSRFLSLCSELDGRVRPLVYTLRCWAQGRGLSGSGPLLNNYALTLLVIYFLQTRDPPVLPTVAQLTQKAGEGEQVEVDGWDCSFPKDASRLEPSSNMETLSSLLAQFFSCISNWDLRGSLLSLREGKALPVAGGLPSSVWEGLRLGPMNLQDPFDLSHNVAANVTSRVAGRLQNCCRAAANYCRSLQYQQRSSRGRDWGLLPLLQPSSPSSLLSATPIPLPSAPFPQLTVALVQVFKEALGCHVEQGTKRPRSEGHGAEESPLGGTNKRLKLDGQKSCEERKEEQQGCAGDQSEDGVEEMVVEVGETPQDWTMQNPEQPGEPPLKTTKCPDMLSERRPIGPEVSQEESRGETGKGASPSLSKSWRCALWHRVWQGRRRARRRLQQQVREGGGGGASTGAEWLAMEARVTQELKGLKGERLGTEPLLAFVASASLADQTLTVTPLQDSQGLFPDLHHFLQVFLPQALRSLLQ, encoded by the exons ATGGCGGCGGTGGATTCGGATGTCGAATCGCTGCCGCGTGGGGGTTTCCGCTGCTGCCTGTGCCGCGTTACTACAGCCAACC GACCCAGCCTCGAAGCTCACTTGGGAGGGCGGAAGCACCGGCATCTGGTAGACCTTCGCGCTGCCAGGAAGGCCCAGGGACTTCGCAGTGTGTTTGTCAGTGGCTTTCCCAGGGATGTGGATTCTGCTCAGCTCTCTGAGTACTTCCAGACATTTGGCCCTGTGGCCAGTGTTGTCATGGACAAGGACAAG CCAACTCCTAAGGCTCCAGAGTCTCCATCGCTGGACTCAGCCCTTGCTTCCCCACTGGATCCTCAAGCACTGGCCTGCACCCCAGCTTCTCCTCCAGATTCACAGCCTCCAACTTCTCCCCAGGATTCTGAAACCCTGGACTTTGAAACCCCTTCCTCCTTGCTGGCCCCCCAGACTCCAGACTCTGCTTTGGCCTCTGAGACTGTTGCCTCTCCCCAGTCCCTACCTCCAACATCACCACTGCAGGAGGCCAGGGGAGAGGGGGAAGTTGTGAAGGCCCTGGAATTAGCAGAAGCCCTAAAAGGGGAGAAGCCAGAAGGGGCAGCAATGCTGGAGCTGGTGGGATCTATTCTCCGGGGCTGTGTTCCTGGGGTGTACAGAGTCCAAACTGTGCCCTCTGCCCGGCGTCCTGTGGTCAAGTTCTGCCATCGGCCTTCAGGTCTTCATGGTGATGTCTCACTCAGTAACCG gctggcattgcaTAATTCCCGTTTTCTGAGTCTCTGTTCTGAGCTGGATGGGCGAGTCCGGCCCCTTGTGTACACCCTCCGCTGCTGGGCTCAGGGTCGAGGGCTGTCAG GGAGTGGCCCACTTCTCAATAACTATGCCTTGACGTTGCTCGTGATCTATTTCCTTCagaccagggatcctcctgtgttGCCCACTGTGGCCCAGCTCACCCAGAAAGCAG GTGAGGGGGAGCAGGTGGAAGTTGATGGTTGGGACTGTAGTTTCCCCAAGGATGCCTCAAGACTGGAGCCCAGCAGTAACATGGAGACCCTCA GTTCCCTATTGGCCCAGTTCTTCTCCTGCATCTCAAACTGGGATCTTCGTGGCTCCTTGCTATCTCTGCGAGAGGGCAAGGCAttgccagtggcaggaggcctgccCTCAAGTGTCTGGGAGGGGCTGCGCCTTGGCCCCAtgaatctccaggaccctttTGACCTGAGTCACAATGTTGCAGCCAATGTGACTAGCCGAGTGGCTGGCCGGCTACAGAACTGCTGCCGAGCTGCTGCTAACTACTGCCGAAGCCTCCAGTACCAGCAGCGCTCCTCCCGGGGTCGGGACTGGGGGCTGCTCCCACTTTTGCAGCCCAGCTCTCCTAGTTCTTTGCTGTCTGCAACACCCATCCCCTTACCCTCTGCTCCCTTCCCACAGCTCACTGTTGCCCTAGTCCAGGTGTTCAAGGAAGCACTCGGGTGCCATGTAGAACAGGGAACCAAGAGACCTCGGTCAGAAGGGCATGGGGCTGAGGAGTCTCCCCTGGGAGGGACAAATAAAAGGCTGAAATTGGATGGACAGAAAAGctgtgaagaaagaaaagaggagcagCAAGGATGTGCTGGGGACCAAAGTGAAGATGGGGTGGAAGAAATGGTTGTAGAGGTTGGAGAGACACCTCAGGACTGGACCATGCAGAACCCTGAGCAACCAGGAGAGCCGCCCCTAAAGACCACAAAGTGTCCAGATATGCTGTCTGAGCGGAGGCCCATAGGACCTGAGGTGTCTCAAGAAGAGTCTCGGGGTGAGACAGGGAAGGGGGCATCACCCTCCTTGTCAAAAAGCTGGCGCTGTGCATTGTGGCACCGTGTGTGGCAGGGGCGAAGGCGTGCCCGGAGACGACTGCAGCAGCAGGTCAGggaaggaggtggtggtggtgccaGTACAGGAGCAGAGTGGCTGGCTATGGAGGCTCGGGTAACCCAGGAGCTGAAAGGGCTGAAGGGTGAGAGGCTAGGGACCGAACCCCTTCTGGCCTTTGTGGCATCTGCGTCCCTGGCTGACCAGACGCTCACTGTGACCCCGCTCCAGGATTCTCAAGGCTTATTCCCTGATCTCCATCATTTTTTGCAagttttcctcccacaagcactTCGTAGTCTCCTCCAGTGA